One segment of Panicum virgatum strain AP13 chromosome 1K, P.virgatum_v5, whole genome shotgun sequence DNA contains the following:
- the LOC120707475 gene encoding protein HHL1, chloroplastic-like, whose product MEVVGGVSLRPPSAQGPARIGQLSSVDVAGRLVLRAAPRRQPATARRALVVEARGGRSWSERQMLQQRRAPQLPKVEDDGNPRFVIFIRTANVYFWYPLNVITGGTTAKIMLAAKDNFLGKYIYKDTLARNLAAVIYKDEDEIIDTAKAQYRVLKTENEFRYGYKVVEKGNIRSALTTSNVIELPKKDELKTVVDKVKDFFGDVTAGAKESFAQITGTAETKEEEAEGKEEKFRSKRRKKQRKSSKQRLKTEK is encoded by the exons ATGGAGGTGGTGGGCGGCGTGTCGCTGAGACCGCCGTCGGCGCAGGGGCCGGCGCGCATCGGGCAGCTGTCGTCCGTCGACGTGGCCGGGCGCCTCGTCctcagggcggcgccgcggaggcagccggcgacggcgaggcgcgcGTTGGTGGTGGAGGCCCGCGGAGGGAGGAGCTGGTCGGAGCGGCAGATGCTGCAgcagcgccgcgcgccgcagcTTCCCAAGGTCGAGGACGACGGCAACCCGCGCTTCGTCATCTTCATCCGCACCGCCAAT GTCTACTTCTGGTACCCGCTCAACGTCATCACCGGCGGCACGACGGCGAAGATCATGCTCGCCGCCAAGGACAACTTCCTCGGCAAGTACATCTACAAGGACACGCTCGCCAGGAACCTCGCTGCCGTCATCTACAAA GATGAGGATGAGATTATCGACACGGCAAAAGCGCAATACCGTGTGCTGAAGACCGAAAATGAGTTCCGATATGGCTACAAAGTTGTG GAGAAGGGGAACATTAGGTCTGCGCTTACGACAAGTAATGTGATCGAA CTTCCAAAGAAAGACGAGCTCAAAACTGTGGTTGACAAGGTGAAGGACTTCTTTGGAGACGTAACCGCTGGAGCCAAAGAATCCTTTGCACAGATCACAGGAACTGCTGAAACCAAAGAAGAGGAAGCAGAAGGCAAAGAAGAGAAGTTCCGCTCAAAGAGACGAAAGAAGCAGCGGAAGTCGTCGAAGCAGAGACTCA AGACGGAGAAATGA